The DNA window ACCATGATTAATAAAAATCCAGGATAGAAGAAACTAAGTTCTCTAACTTTATCAATTGTTTTAAATGAATATAACAATGTTGCAAGAAATACAACCGAAGATGTTGTAACTAGAACACTATTAAGTCCGTCTAATGTTAAAGTAATACCAAATGGACTAGCCCAATTCCCCATCTCTAATATTAGTATTTGGTGTTTATTTACCATATAGATATTAAATATAGAAAATGCTAAGACTAGTAGTGTAGCCAATGTTGTTAATAAACGTTGCATTGCTATTCTTTTTCTAAATAATACAGTTATTGCTGCGAATAGAAGGGGGATAAATATTGGTATAACAGGTAAATTACTATGCATTATTTCTTTCCTCCTTCATATTTTCTACATCTTCAAGATCAATTACATTATCGCTTCCTTTTAATTTGTAGTTAGCAATGTAGATTGAAATTAAAAGACAAGTTACTGCGAATCCGATAACGATGGCAGTAAGAATAAGTGCTGCTGGAATAGGGTCTATATAATTCTTTCCTAATTCTGAAATAATAGGTATATCTCCATCATATAAACCTCCTGCGATAAGTATAATAAGGTTAGCAGCGTGTCCAAAAAGACCAACTCCAATTATTATTCGCATCATACTCTTAGAAAGCATTAGGTAAACACCAAAACCAACAAGAATACCACATAAGATAATCATATAAAATTCCATTATTTACCATCCTTTCCGAAAGCTAAAATTACTGACATAAGAACTCCAACAACTACAAAATATACACCTAAGTCGAATATTGCAGCTGTGTGTAATTCCATTTCTCCCATTATCGGAACGTGAATGTGAGTGAAATGATGTTTGAAGAAATTCTTTCCGACTATAACACCACTAAACGCCGTACCAATGGAAAAAAGTAATCCAATAGCAGTTACATATACATAGTTAATAGGAAGTAGTTTATTGACTCTATCTATTCCATATGTAAACATTGCTAGAGCCAATGCCATTGTACAAAGGAGTCCTCCGACGAAACCACCACCAGGAAGGAAGTGACCACCAAAGTACAAACTAAGAGAAAGTAAAAATATACATCCTGAAATAATAGCAGATAATGATTTTAAAATTACATCATTAGTTTTCATCTTTTGGTCCTCCTCGTTTAATTATTTTAAACATAGCATAGATGATTAATGCAACCATAGTCATAACTGTTATTTCGAACAAGGTATCAAATCCCCTAAAATCTACGATAATAACATTTACTATGTTTCCACCACCAGATGCGACAACATTATCAAAATAGAATTGACTAATTTCTGATGGGTTTTTATACGCGTAAGATACAAGTCCTACGATTGTAAAACTAATACCAGTTAGTGTCGCGATTATTGCATTAGTAAATTTAAAACTTTGTTTTTCTACTTGTTTTGTTTTATCAGTTAATAGAATGAAGGCTATTAAGAAAATAATAGTAGAAATTGATTCAATTACAAATTGTGTCATTGCTAAGTCTGGTGCTCTAAATGTAACATATAGCGCAGTCATCATAAATCCAATTCCAGAAGAAAGAATAATAAGTACTAGCCTATTATACACTGTAGTTAGAGCAACACAGCATACGACTATACATAGTCCTATGAAAATATTCATGTAATGAATTGTAGAAAAGTTATTAATTAACATAGGTCTACCGATTGCAAAGTAACCACCAATAATAGTTGCAGATAATACTACAAAGATATAACTCATATTTCTTCTAAGTTGGTTTGTAACAAATGTATCATGGAGTGTACCACTTACTTTGTGTAGTAAGTTACCTAGGTTATTATATGCTCCGTGAATAGAAATAATAGTAGGGTTTATACTATAGATTTCATTTCTACTTGCAAATAATTTATAAATTACAAAACTTGCAATGATAACAATAATAGAAGTAAGAAGTTCTATTGAGAAGAAACTATCATGATGGACATGAGTGATTACTTCGTTATTAGTTATTTTTACAGCTAGCGCAGATTGTTGAGCTGGAATAACTATGTAATCTTTTATGAATGTGTTAATAATTACGAAGACTACAAGTATTATTGGTGATATAAAGATACCATTACTTGGAAGATGTAATTTCTTATTGCCCAGTATAGAATTATCGAATTTACCTAGGAATGGTTTGAATGCTACTATTAACGAATAAATAGCAGTTCCTAAAGCTCCAATAACTACAGCTATTACGATGATCATATATAGCATGCTTGATTGCGTTAATCCATAAACTACCGTTAAGAAGTATTCTTTTGAGTAAAATCCACTTAAAGGTGGGATTCCTGCCATAGAGAACCCGGCGATAATACTTAATATAAAGCTAAGTGGCATATATCTTTTAATACCACGAAGTTTTTCGATATCACGTGAATGGAATGAATGATCGATAATACCAGTAATCATAAATAAACTTGCTTTAAATGCTGCATGGTTAATAATATGGAAACATACAGCATAGAATGCGAATGTATAAACGTAGTGATTATCGTTGTATAGGCCAAGGTTAGCTATACCTATCATAAGAGTCATCATACCAAGTTGACTAATAGTTGAATATGCAAGAATTCCTTTTAAATCTTTTAGGAATATTGCAGAAATAGAACCTATTAGCATAGTAATAGTCCCAAAAATGATAAGAATATTACCAAATGAAGAAGTAAATGAGAATACAATGCCAATTCTTAGTAATAGATAGATTCCGGCTTTAACCATTGTAGCTGAGTGTAGGTAACTACTGATTGGTGTAGGTGCAGCCATTGCATCAGGTAGCCAAATATGGAATGGAAACTGTGCTGATTTTGTAAATGCACCGAATATTATAAGAATCATTGCTACTACATATTTATCGTTGTATCCATGATTTTTAGTGAATTCTATAATTTCACTAACATTAAAACTTCCAGTAATATTATTTAAAATGAAAATTCCTGCTAGCATTAGGACTCCACCAAAGACAGTAATAATCAATGATTTTAGAGCACCTTTTCTAGATGCATCATTTTCGTGCCAATAACTAATTAATAGGAAAGAAGAAACAGATGTCATCTCCCAAAACATATACATACTAAGCATGTTATCAGATAAAACCACGCCTAACATGGCAGACATGAATATTAGTAAAAATATGTAAAATTTATGTAATTTTTCATCTGTAATGCTCATATAGTAACATGAATATAATATTACTAGAGTACCGATTCCTGTAATTAGTAATGAGAATAGAAGTGATAAACCGTCGAGATTTAGGTTGATATCAAGTCCTACGTTAGAAACAAATGCTAGTTTCTTATAGATTGTTCCACCTGAATAGATATACTTAAGATTTGAAATAAAATACCCAAACAGTATTAATGGTACAACTATAACGAATTTTCCAGTATGGATGGTTTTGAAGTTTTTCCTAAAGAAAGGTACGAAAAACATCGCAATTACTGGTAAAAAGACAGCTAATTGTAACATAAAAAAACCTCTTTCTAATTTATTTTTTTTATAACACTAATTATATAACAAAATAGCTTAAAATACTATTGATATTCAACTTTTATATAATTATTTTTCAATAAAAAATGGTGGATAACATAAAGGAATATTATAAAAAGTTATGAAAACGATAAAATAAAGTATTAATTATTTTCTAAAAATAATTAATATAATTCTATTATTTTAGATGTTAAAATATAGTGTGGATAAATAATATTGCTTAAAATGCAACTTGTAACTATAAAATAAACTTATTATTTTCAGAATATTTAGTAGAAAATATAGATAATTATTTTTTTAATATCTCTTGTTTAAGGTGAGAAAAAAAGGTATAATAAAGTTATTAATATATTTACAGGGGGACTAACTGATGTCACATAAACAAACACCACATATTAAACCAAATGGAGTAGAAATCGCTGAAACGATTCTTTTACCAGGGGATCCTTTAAGAGCGAAATTTATTGCAGAAACATTTTTAGAAGATGCAGTTTGTTTTAATGAAGTGCGTGGTATGCTAGGATATACTGGAACATATAAAGGTAAAAAGATTTCTGTAATGGGAACAGGTATGGGACCAGCTAGTATCGGTATTTATTCTTATGAATTAATCCACACTTTTGGGGTTAAGAATTTAATTAGAATTGGAACATGTGGAGCACTACAACCAGAAGTAAAATTATATGATGTAATTTTAGGAATGGGATCTTCAACAAACTCAAACTACATGCACCAATATAATATTCCAGGAAACTACAGTTTAACTGCATCATTTGATTTATTATTAAAAGCTTACAACAGAGCTCAAGAAATGGGTCAAGCAGTACACGTTGGAAATATTTTATGTAGTGAAATTTTCTATAATGCTGATGAAAAAGCTATGGAAAACTGGATTAAAATGGGAGTATTAGCTGTAGAAATGGAAAGTACGGCACTTTATGCAAATGCAACAGCAGCTGGAGTTAATGCTTTAACAATTCTAACAGTTAGTGATTCATTAGTAACTGGTGAAGAAACGACTCCAGAAGAAAGACAAACGGCATTTACGAAAATGATGGAAATTGCTTTAGGTTTAGTATAAAATTAGGAATTTAGAGGTATTATAATATGAGTAACTATCAAGAATTATATGAAAAATGGTTAAATAGCTCAGCTTTAACAGAAGAAGAAAAACTTCAATTAAAAAATGTAGCTAATGATGAAGTTGAAAAAGAAGATAGATTTTATAAAGAATTAGAATTTGGAACTGCAGGATTACGTGGTAAAGTAGGAATGGGTTCTAATAGAATGAATAGATTCATTATCGCTCGTGCAACAAAAGCACTAGCACAAACTATTATCGACAATGGATTACAAGAAAAAGGTATTGCTATTGCTCACGATCCACGTCTTTTCTCAAAAGAATTTGCCAAGTTAGCAGCTTTAGTAATGGCTAGTAATGGAGTTAAGGCATATTTATTTGAGGACTTACGTCCAACTCCAGAATTATCATTTGCAGTTCGTTATTTAGGAACAGCTAGTGGTATTAACATTACAGCAAGTCACAATCCTAAAGAATACAATGGATATAAAGTTTATTGGCAAGAAGGATCTCAAATTAAATCTGATATAAGTGATAAAGTTTTAGAGTATATTAACTCAATGGATATCTTCGATAACTATGTTACTTTAACAGAGGAAGAAGCCAAAGAAAAAGGATTATTGGTATATATTGGAGAAGAAATTGATGAAGAATTCTATAAAGAATCTTTAAATTGTGCTATTAACGATGAAAACATTGATAAAGATATTTCTGTAGTATATACACCGCTTAACGGTGCAGGATATAAGGCTGTAACAACAGTTCTTGCACGTCGTGGATTCAAAAATGTTCATGTTGTTGAAGAACAAAAAGATCCTGATGGAACATTCCCAACAATTGAATATCCAAACCCAGAGGATACTGCAGCATTTGAATACGGTGAAAAATTAGCTAAAGAAGTTAATGC is part of the Gemella haemolysans ATCC 10379 genome and encodes:
- a CDS encoding Na(+)/H(+) antiporter subunit C; its protein translation is MEFYMIILCGILVGFGVYLMLSKSMMRIIIGVGLFGHAANLIILIAGGLYDGDIPIISELGKNYIDPIPAALILTAIVIGFAVTCLLISIYIANYKLKGSDNVIDLEDVENMKEERNNA
- the mbhE gene encoding hydrogen gas-evolving membrane-bound hydrogenase subunit E, which codes for MLQLAVFLPVIAMFFVPFFRKNFKTIHTGKFVIVVPLILFGYFISNLKYIYSGGTIYKKLAFVSNVGLDINLNLDGLSLLFSLLITGIGTLVILYSCYYMSITDEKLHKFYIFLLIFMSAMLGVVLSDNMLSMYMFWEMTSVSSFLLISYWHENDASRKGALKSLIITVFGGVLMLAGIFILNNITGSFNVSEIIEFTKNHGYNDKYVVAMILIIFGAFTKSAQFPFHIWLPDAMAAPTPISSYLHSATMVKAGIYLLLRIGIVFSFTSSFGNILIIFGTITMLIGSISAIFLKDLKGILAYSTISQLGMMTLMIGIANLGLYNDNHYVYTFAFYAVCFHIINHAAFKASLFMITGIIDHSFHSRDIEKLRGIKRYMPLSFILSIIAGFSMAGIPPLSGFYSKEYFLTVVYGLTQSSMLYMIIVIAVVIGALGTAIYSLIVAFKPFLGKFDNSILGNKKLHLPSNGIFISPIILVVFVIINTFIKDYIVIPAQQSALAVKITNNEVITHVHHDSFFSIELLTSIIVIIASFVIYKLFASRNEIYSINPTIISIHGAYNNLGNLLHKVSGTLHDTFVTNQLRRNMSYIFVVLSATIIGGYFAIGRPMLINNFSTIHYMNIFIGLCIVVCCVALTTVYNRLVLIILSSGIGFMMTALYVTFRAPDLAMTQFVIESISTIIFLIAFILLTDKTKQVEKQSFKFTNAIIATLTGISFTIVGLVSYAYKNPSEISQFYFDNVVASGGGNIVNVIIVDFRGFDTLFEITVMTMVALIIYAMFKIIKRGGPKDEN
- the deoD gene encoding purine-nucleoside phosphorylase; the encoded protein is MSHKQTPHIKPNGVEIAETILLPGDPLRAKFIAETFLEDAVCFNEVRGMLGYTGTYKGKKISVMGTGMGPASIGIYSYELIHTFGVKNLIRIGTCGALQPEVKLYDVILGMGSSTNSNYMHQYNIPGNYSLTASFDLLLKAYNRAQEMGQAVHVGNILCSEIFYNADEKAMENWIKMGVLAVEMESTALYANATAAGVNALTILTVSDSLVTGEETTPEERQTAFTKMMEIALGLV
- a CDS encoding phospho-sugar mutase; this translates as MSNYQELYEKWLNSSALTEEEKLQLKNVANDEVEKEDRFYKELEFGTAGLRGKVGMGSNRMNRFIIARATKALAQTIIDNGLQEKGIAIAHDPRLFSKEFAKLAALVMASNGVKAYLFEDLRPTPELSFAVRYLGTASGINITASHNPKEYNGYKVYWQEGSQIKSDISDKVLEYINSMDIFDNYVTLTEEEAKEKGLLVYIGEEIDEEFYKESLNCAINDENIDKDISVVYTPLNGAGYKAVTTVLARRGFKNVHVVEEQKDPDGTFPTIEYPNPEDTAAFEYGEKLAKEVNADVIIATDPDCDRLAVEVIHNGEVVSLNGNQAGAVLVQYVIENLAKQNKLPENPVLVKSIVTSKMVEPLCKEYGVEVIDVLTGFKNICALPNEWDITGEKNYVMGYEESIGYNVGTFLRDKDGVTIAMLLVEAAAFYKTQGKTLVDVLDGFYEKYGYYLDKTISIVLEGAAGAQRIKRMMEKYREIFAREIAGSEVVAITDYLVQKEKTVATGEEKAIEIEKTDAVKFSYSDESWYTLRPSGTEPKVKLYIYVKDADKEVAKEKLVKFEEKVLELLYSID
- a CDS encoding Na(+)/H(+) antiporter subunit B, which gives rise to MKTNDVILKSLSAIISGCIFLLSLSLYFGGHFLPGGGFVGGLLCTMALALAMFTYGIDRVNKLLPINYVYVTAIGLLFSIGTAFSGVIVGKNFFKHHFTHIHVPIMGEMELHTAAIFDLGVYFVVVGVLMSVILAFGKDGK